In Deinococcus depolymerans, one DNA window encodes the following:
- a CDS encoding RusA family crossover junction endodeoxyribonuclease, translating to MQTNDVIFEMVLPRRPVSYNARGRPGYRRWKDYIINHAKILWRESILEGSDYYFQIIYICHENPVDVDNIIKGVQDALVGVLYADDVNISDISAHRRFTSEKIIIEELPDKLRNELDNRQQMADTVYFRLCKSRGIGSFT from the coding sequence ATGCAGACAAATGATGTTATTTTTGAGATGGTTTTGCCTAGAAGGCCAGTTTCCTACAATGCGAGGGGTAGGCCAGGATATAGACGATGGAAAGACTATATCATAAACCATGCAAAAATACTTTGGAGGGAGTCAATACTTGAAGGTAGCGACTATTACTTCCAGATTATCTATATATGCCACGAAAATCCCGTTGATGTTGATAATATTATTAAGGGTGTGCAGGATGCGCTTGTAGGTGTGTTATATGCGGATGATGTCAATATCTCGGATATCTCTGCCCACAGGCGATTTACAAGTGAAAAAATAATTATAGAAGAATTGCCAGATAAGCTTCGAAATGAACTCGATAATCGACAGCAGATGGCGGATACCGTATATTTTCGACTTTGTAAATCAAGGGGGATAGGTAGTTTTACATGA
- a CDS encoding recombinase family protein — MPTPAIAYYRVSTAKQGQSGLGLESQQAAVLSHARSKDLEVVLEFTEIETGTRKRRRPQLEAALDHTRRVNGVLLIAKLDRLARNVAVVASLMESGVRFVAVDMPEADNLTIHVMAAVAEREAQLISARTKAALAARKARGLKLGKPENLTAEARLAGAATSRALAVADMRPVAAYAGALRAQGLSLRAVAAQLDAHGFRTRQGGPWSAVQVKRVLDRKKQDAADPAA, encoded by the coding sequence GTGCCCACCCCCGCCATCGCCTACTACCGAGTCTCCACCGCCAAACAAGGCCAAAGCGGCTTGGGTCTCGAATCTCAGCAGGCCGCCGTCCTCTCGCATGCCCGCAGCAAGGACCTTGAGGTCGTCCTCGAATTCACCGAGATCGAAACCGGCACCCGCAAACGCCGCCGGCCACAACTAGAGGCGGCCCTCGATCACACCCGCCGAGTCAATGGGGTTCTCCTCATCGCCAAGCTCGACCGCCTCGCCCGCAACGTCGCCGTCGTCGCCAGCCTCATGGAATCCGGCGTCCGCTTCGTCGCCGTAGACATGCCCGAAGCCGACAACCTCACCATCCACGTCATGGCCGCCGTCGCCGAGCGCGAAGCCCAACTGATCTCCGCCCGCACGAAAGCCGCGCTGGCGGCGCGGAAAGCTCGTGGGTTGAAGCTCGGTAAGCCGGAGAACCTCACCGCTGAAGCGCGCCTGGCGGGGGCGGCGACCTCACGAGCCCTGGCGGTCGCTGACATGCGACCTGTGGCGGCGTATGCGGGTGCGTTGCGCGCTCAGGGGCTCAGTCTACGAGCAGTCGCCGCCCAGCTGGACGCGCATGGCTTCCGCACCCGACAGGGCGGCCCCTGGAGTGCGGTGCAGGTCAAGCGCGTCCTGGACAGGAAAAAACAGGATGCTGCCGATCCGGCCGCATAG
- a CDS encoding GIY-YIG nuclease family protein gives MNQSTALKMASDTTTSPSRLLRLADSVDAAVSEAALKTLSKHPDRSVRMLVAKHARVTAAVLSGLSTDDHPFDQEIVRVSTSGQGVPTASIPEGVREEITRLHPLLQASLERHERQGKYNSLRSADEATLCSLAADPHQDLDVLAYIEQNFGRQRDVWGALQSNPATRLYRVRSGAYGESPAGVLKIPFLDEDFFNSLFHSLDQRYWRQLAKHPLLPAQLQRQLFDTGNVQAIIGLLCNPRLDSDILGRIVGSRPPTNYQDVMIDEDDIIHPQGLAWLSTSNDSSVMWVAARHRLTDEVTLTRLALEDECELEVVTRPVTPDSILMKLKRRFPSYSEMCDARLTANVREMQEILQKNSSLVVCSLARNPRLPSWLAEELATADDFAVRRAVQENPNLPDALLQQLATRHGSASEVAHNPGASEKALEVALNTVRTMTGVTVDTFLNPILAHPLLRPDTIRDVLLEKLADDQFGILPHAISRELDRLKDSWTPVNGGFRQPEDDIGQIYVLFNPAMPGLVKVGSSGRSGELRARELSSSTGVPTPFILLHSVGVRNHIGAEQQLHRELEQEGLRYSDRREFFRLEPSEAIDRLLKFQQSWNQHH, from the coding sequence ATGAACCAATCCACTGCTCTCAAAATGGCCAGTGACACAACTACAAGTCCTAGCCGTCTCCTTCGCCTCGCTGACAGCGTGGACGCTGCTGTCAGCGAGGCGGCATTGAAGACGCTTAGCAAGCATCCAGATCGTTCTGTGCGCATGCTCGTCGCCAAGCATGCTCGTGTCACGGCTGCCGTTCTGAGTGGCCTGAGCACCGACGATCATCCATTTGATCAAGAGATCGTTCGCGTCAGTACAAGTGGGCAAGGTGTTCCCACTGCATCCATCCCGGAAGGTGTTCGTGAGGAAATAACGAGGCTGCATCCGCTCCTACAGGCTTCCCTGGAACGCCACGAACGGCAAGGAAAATACAACTCCTTGCGTTCGGCCGACGAAGCAACTCTGTGCAGCTTGGCAGCCGATCCGCACCAGGACCTAGATGTGCTGGCATATATTGAGCAAAACTTTGGGCGCCAGCGAGATGTCTGGGGGGCGTTGCAAAGCAATCCTGCCACCCGACTATACCGCGTGAGGTCAGGTGCCTACGGTGAATCCCCCGCGGGTGTGCTTAAAATTCCTTTTCTCGACGAAGACTTCTTCAACTCATTATTCCACTCCCTTGATCAGAGGTATTGGCGTCAACTTGCGAAACATCCTCTGCTTCCTGCTCAATTACAAAGACAACTGTTTGATACAGGGAATGTACAGGCTATCATAGGCCTTCTCTGTAATCCTAGGCTAGACTCTGACATCCTCGGCAGGATTGTGGGCTCCAGACCGCCTACCAACTACCAAGATGTCATGATCGACGAAGACGATATCATCCATCCACAGGGTCTCGCTTGGCTTTCAACATCCAATGACTCTAGTGTCATGTGGGTTGCCGCACGTCACCGTCTAACAGACGAAGTCACGCTCACGAGACTAGCGCTGGAGGACGAATGTGAGCTGGAGGTTGTTACTAGACCCGTGACCCCAGATTCCATCCTGATGAAGTTGAAAAGACGTTTCCCTAGCTACAGCGAGATGTGCGATGCACGCCTGACCGCTAACGTGAGAGAAATGCAGGAGATCCTGCAGAAGAACAGCAGCCTTGTAGTCTGTAGTTTGGCACGTAACCCTAGGCTCCCTTCATGGTTGGCAGAAGAGTTAGCTACCGCCGACGATTTCGCGGTTCGTCGGGCTGTGCAAGAAAATCCCAACTTACCCGATGCCCTCTTACAGCAGCTGGCCACGCGTCACGGTTCAGCTTCGGAAGTAGCACACAATCCTGGTGCCAGTGAAAAGGCTCTGGAAGTTGCATTGAATACGGTCAGGACCATGACGGGCGTAACGGTCGATACGTTTCTGAATCCGATCTTGGCACACCCTCTGCTACGTCCGGACACGATCCGCGATGTGCTACTGGAAAAACTCGCGGACGATCAGTTTGGCATTCTGCCTCACGCCATCTCCCGGGAACTGGACAGATTGAAAGACTCATGGACCCCTGTAAACGGCGGCTTCCGCCAACCTGAGGATGACATAGGACAGATTTACGTTCTGTTCAACCCGGCGATGCCAGGTCTCGTGAAAGTCGGTTCCTCGGGCCGCTCGGGCGAGTTGCGCGCCAGGGAACTGTCGTCTTCTACAGGCGTGCCCACACCCTTCATCCTTCTGCATTCCGTGGGCGTCAGGAACCATATTGGTGCGGAGCAGCAACTGCACCGCGAACTGGAACAGGAGGGCCTACGCTACTCCGACAGGCGCGAGTTTTTTCGCCTAGAACCGTCAGAAGCTATCGATAGGCTGCTGAAGTTTCAGCAATCCTGGAACCAGCACCACTGA